In the Phycisphaerae bacterium genome, one interval contains:
- a CDS encoding ABC transporter ATP-binding protein, which translates to MSSILRADRVRVEFGRLVALADLSFELEGGQLLGLIGPNGAGKTTLLRVIAGLQVPTRGMAYVLEHPVLGEHEVVRHHIGFAPDSPPAYDDLTVDQFLRFIGGAYGLDHGEIEERIDYWLEQLWLTEKRKSKIRELSRGMRQRVTLARTFLSRPHVILLDEPLGGLDPAGRIQLRRVLAMLREQGCAMVVSSHILSDLEEIASHIAILEHGKILRWATAEAIRQDESQRRPYRVELAGSAADWAPRIAELAGVGTVNPDGRVVIIEYADGDEAATELLQSLMQIKAPVCSFSPIRASLEELYLRAGVKQVD; encoded by the coding sequence ATGAGCTCCATACTTCGGGCGGACAGGGTGCGCGTCGAATTCGGTCGGCTTGTCGCTCTGGCTGACCTGTCTTTTGAACTCGAAGGCGGACAGCTCCTTGGGCTGATCGGCCCCAATGGGGCGGGCAAAACCACCCTCCTGCGGGTCATCGCCGGGCTGCAGGTGCCCACTCGCGGCATGGCCTATGTCCTGGAGCATCCTGTGCTCGGCGAACACGAGGTCGTTCGCCATCACATCGGCTTCGCCCCGGACTCCCCGCCCGCCTACGACGACCTTACCGTGGACCAGTTCCTCCGGTTCATCGGCGGTGCCTATGGACTTGATCACGGGGAAATCGAGGAGCGAATCGACTATTGGCTCGAGCAGCTTTGGCTCACCGAGAAACGCAAGAGCAAAATCCGCGAACTCTCCCGCGGCATGCGCCAGCGGGTCACGCTGGCCCGCACGTTTCTGTCCCGGCCGCACGTCATTCTGCTCGACGAACCCCTAGGCGGACTGGACCCGGCCGGTCGCATCCAGCTCCGTCGCGTACTGGCCATGCTTCGCGAACAAGGCTGCGCCATGGTGGTCTCGTCACACATTCTCTCCGACCTGGAGGAGATCGCCTCTCACATCGCTATTCTCGAGCACGGCAAGATACTTCGTTGGGCGACGGCCGAAGCGATCCGGCAGGATGAGTCCCAGCGCCGTCCTTACCGGGTCGAGCTGGCGGGCAGCGCCGCCGACTGGGCACCGCGGATCGCCGAGCTCGCCGGCGTGGGAACGGTCAATCCCGACGGGCGCGTGGTGATCATCGAATACGCCGACGGCGACGAAGCGGCCACGGAACTGCTTCAATCGTTGATGCAGATCAAAGCGCCGGTGTGTTCGTTTTCTCCCATCCGCGCCAGCCTGGAAGAGCTCTACCTTCGGGCGGGCGTGAAACAGGTAGACTGA